A genomic window from Sebastes fasciatus isolate fSebFas1 chromosome 7, fSebFas1.pri, whole genome shotgun sequence includes:
- the LOC141771418 gene encoding lysosomal amino acid transporter 1 homolog encodes MATARFPGKSVVDVVEANWTAAPALGRPMCVNGTPWILYLLEECVDNVWEYCSVVIGLISMFCFLLSTLPQVYEAYRNGKVEEAMSFGFLFFLFSGDLTSFAGCYLTSQLPIQMVTVVFYIFTDLILISQFLYYKIKNSSSRKSPVLKWLCFMWCGAATLVLLALPKLIVDNSATLDTQSPTTSKSVEITGYICGYLASIFYLSSRFPQLYKNFQRQSTEGTSYLLFALAMMGNGTYGLSVIVVLPALKGSKQTFIIKHLAWLIGSLGVLILDFFVTAQFIMYRKNNSAKSSMLLSIPEVQPLLCEEVELSLL; translated from the exons ATGGCTACAGCGCGCTTCCCCGGTAAGAGTGTGGTGGACGTGGTGGAGGCTAACTGGACCGCAGCTCCGGCGCTGGGCCGGCCGATGTGTGTCAACGGGACGCCGTGGATCCTCTACCTGCTGGAGGAGTGTGTGGACAACGTGTGGGAGTACTGCAGCGTTGTCATAGGACTCATATCCATGTTTTGTTTCCTGCTGTCCACTCTGCC GCAGGTCTATGAGGCCTATCGGAATGGTAAAGTGGAGGAGGCCATGTCTTTTGgcttccttttcttcctcttcagtGGAGACTTGACCAGCTTTGCAGGCTGCTACCTCACCAGCCAGCTGCCTATTCAG ATGGTCACAGTGGTGTTCTACATCTTCACAGACCTCATCCTCATCTCCCAGTTTCTCTACTATAAGATCAAGAACAGCTCCAGCAGAA AAAGCCCTGTGTTGAAGTGGCTGTGCTTCATGTGGTGTGGCGCTGCTACCTTAGTTCTCCTGGCTTTACCCAAACTCATCGTAGACAATAGTGCAACTTTAGACACCCAG AGTCCGACTACCTCTAAATCGGTGGAAATCACTGGCTATATATGTGGATACCTGGCATCTATCTTCTACCTCAGCTCCCGCTTCCCCCAGCTCTATAAAAAT TTCCAGCGACAGTCTACGGAGGGCACCTCGTACCTGTTGTTCGCCCTGGCCATGATGGGCAACGGCACGTATGGGTTGAGCGTCATTGTGGTCCTGCCTGCACTGAAGGGCTCCAAACAGACCTTCATCATCAAACATCTGGCCTGGCTCATCGGCAGCCTGGGAGTCCTCATACTCGACTTCTTT GTGACTGCCCAGTTTATCATGTACAGGAAGAACAACTCGGCTAAAAGCAGCATGCTACTCAGCATCCCAGAGGTGCAGCCTCTGCTGTGTGAGGAAGTGGAACTCTCCTTGTTATAG